The Phragmites australis chromosome 1, lpPhrAust1.1, whole genome shotgun sequence genomic interval CCGGGCTCGCTGGGGATGCCATGCGTGCTGGAGTTTTCTTGATGCGGAGCCTCAGTTGCCCCCCTCCTTCTCTACTATAGGTTGTTCACCGCTGGTGATGTCGTGGGCCTTCGGGCTTGCTAGGGACGCCGTGCGTGCTGGAGTTTCCTCGATGCGAAGCTTCTGTTGCTCCATCGCCTCCCTGTTGCCGCCTCTGCGCAATGCACCACAGACGAACAAGTCATCATGCCGTGCCTCCCCGTGCTAGCGTCTAGCCGTGCTGTCCAGTAAGCTCTAGCATGTCGTTTTGATGCACGTATATGCTACCATTGTCCGTTCTTTTGCTTGGCCATGTTCTGGTGTGCGCGTGTGTCGCCATTGGTTCTTTTGATCTTTGATGAGCTCCATCCAACGCTTGTGTTGTGGCCTTGTGAGTTGATTTGGTGCAGGTACATGCCATTGTCGAAGTTGGCTGGGATATGCTCCACCGGCTGAGTGTTGGAGAGCCGACAGTGTGCCGGTAGGGTGTCTAAGTGCCGCTGTGCGTGAGTACCTATGGGCATTTGATCTATCTACCGTGCCCATGTTTGAGCCGGCCATGGTTCTTAAAAAAGGGAGATTTTGACCCAACCTTTTTTGGAGGCTTTTGCAGGAGCCGAGGTTCGagccccggccggccggctCCTCCCTTGGAGCCTATCGAAGTTATGACTACTAGAGGCTATAAGAACATATCTGAGAAGTTCTTGTTAAGCACAGGGTTGCATCACTCTAGAACGCAATTGAAGAACAAGTGAGTTGCACTTAAGGGTTTGTATAGCTTCTTGCTATGGCTTAACAAAAGTACTGGTCTTGGATGGGACAATACTAAAGAAACAGTGATGATAAGTAACACTTATTGGAAAGAGAACACAAAGGTACTATTTGTCTAATAATGTCCATTATTTACGGAAAATGTATTTTAGACAAGGTGAACCTAATATTATCTTCTAATATTTTCAGAATCATTTAGAATGGAGGAAGCTCAAGCATGGTCCACCAAAGTGCCTAGATGAACTTCAGATCATGTTTGATCTTACTGTAGTAgatggttcttcttcttgtgttccTGGAGAAAGAATTGGAGAAGGGGCAGGTGAAGGAGGTGCAGAAAATTGTTGTGAGGAGAGCAATTCAAAAGGTAGCAATCTATTTAAGAGATGTAGTAGTAGCAATGCTACGAGCCCAAAAAAGAAATTATATAATCCCATGGTGAAGATAATGAAGGGCATTTGAGATACATTGTAGTCCAATAGTGTTGTAGCCAACAAGGTGATGTAGGGTGAAATGAGATTTGAGTCCATTAAGAAAGTGATGGCCTTAGCGGTGGATTGTTGGGCAACAGAAGGAAGTGTGGAACATTTCATGGCTAGCCAACTATTTATCAAAGCTGAAAACCGTGATGTGTTTCACACCATAACCACCAAGGAAGGGAGGCTCACTTGGTTGAAGATGTGGTGCAAGAAAAAAGGCTATTAGTAGTTATCTTTATTACTTGTGTCAATTTATTTTGCTTGAACCTATGTTTGGCAATGGCTATGTAATAATTTGCTTGAACCTATTGTTGACAACAACCTATGTTTGACATTATGTGTAAACTATTGCTAGTTTATTTGTAGATGAACACATatggaagtgatgatgaggatgaagcaTTTGATGTTGCACGCAACCAACTTAATGTGCTTGAACAATATGGAGCAATATCATGCACATTTGGTATGTACTATGCTGACACTTTCTTGAACAAGTCTAGGAGAAGAGAACCTGTTGTATCCAGTTATGAATGGGTTATGAATACCCTTAATATTCCATCATCTTTCTATGACATGTTTAGGATGAGTAGGCCACTTTTTGATAGGCTACATAACTTGTTGTTGTCATCTTATGACTTGAAGTCAACTTGCAAGATGAGCTCTATTGAAGCTTTAGGCATGTTTTTATGTATAATTGGTGCTCCTTAGTCATTTAAAGTTGCAAACCGGTTTGAGAGGTCAAAAGAAACAATTAGTAGGGAATTCATGAAGTGTTGGATAGTATATATCTCCTCTCAAAAAACCAAGGAATCTAGAATTTACAACGGTGCATCCAAGACTTTAAGGTGCTTGTTTTgcactatattttaataattgcATAGGTGCAATAGATGGTACTCATATTCTAGTCGTTGTGCCTTCGTCAAAGTAGGTACAACATGTGAGATGTCATGGATATTCCACTCAAAATGTGTTGACTATATGTGACTTTGATATGAGGTTTACTTTCGTTATTGCGGGATGGCCCGAATCGGTAAATAACATGATGGTGTTCAATGATGCTTCATAGAAAAATGCCGATAAGTTCTCATTTCCTTCACATGGTATAGTCGCATATTCCCTTGATGTTATCTCACTTGTCTCAATATTGAAGCTATTTTTCATGGCATACGTTATTTTCCTAGGAATATTTGATCTTTGTTGACTCGGGCTATCCTAATCGAGTAGGTTTTCTAGCTCTATATAAAGGGATAAAGTACTATTTATCAGAGTTTCAACAAGGCTCACGTCCTAGTGGAAAGAAGGATATATTCAACCATTTGCATTCATCTCTTCGCAATGTGACTGAGCAttcatttggtgttttgaagatgaagtgaagaattTTATTAGACTTACCAATTTATCCTATGCTAAAGCAAACAAGAATAATACTAGCATGTATGACTCTTTATAACTTCATTTGAGATAGTGTTATGAGTGATGAAGATTTCGATATGTAGGATCAAGATGAAAATTACATGTCAATACTCGAAGCATCTTCATCTCAAGAGAGTGATGACAATAGTGAATTAGGAGATAAAGAGGGAGATATGAATGTCTTCAGTGATAATCTTGTTAATACTTTATTTTCTAtgagagaatatatatatataaaaggcaGTATGCTTGCTTGATTGATTGCTCCTACATATGCACAACTTCAAATTAACCAGCTTCCCTTTCCATGAATCAGAGCCGGTCATAGAGATGCATCTCTCAATCTACCACTGCGTTAAGTACGTCTTGGCTACACAACATTAATGGACTGATTATTCCGTTAATACCGTCTTGTTCGTAGGCCTTCCTGAATCGTGACAGCGCAAACAAGCCACTGAACTGTCACTGTCTTGATTTCTGGCTGGCTGGCAGCCGACTCACTCGACGCTTTCGGTAGGTTCAGACGAGGAGGCCTTGCAGCCTCTCCGAGACCCTAGATGCCTCGAGCCCGATCCTGGAGCTGAGAGCCTGCGAGTGGATGGTGTAGAAGATCTTGTCGCCGACGGCGGAGAAGCTGGCGCTGACGACCTCGGCGCCCTCCTGCTCCAGCACCGTGATCACCTCGTGCAGCTTGAACGGCCGCCCGGCGTCGCTGATGAGCACCACGTCCAGCGTCCCGTCCTGGTACCGCGCCTCGACCATCGGCATGAGCACGCCGGCTGCGGCCGCCGTTCCCTGCGTGTGGCAGGAGCTGCTATGGCCGCCGCCGTCCTTCCTCTGCTTCAGCTCCTCGATCCGCTCCTTGAGCTGCTTGATGTACGCCGCGGCGTTGTCCAGGTGGTCCAGCCGCGTCACCGTGTCCTGCGACAATAGTTCAAcgcatttttaatttttctacaTTGGGAAGTATTATAATAATTATTACTCTATCAGATAACGACGCATTCTTGCCAAACCAGTATTATTATCAGATTATTGTAAGTGAAACGGACCAGTGCTAGTACTGTACatctttccaaaaaaaattgtgttcgTAGATAAGCATTAAGCAACATGCCGATACTAAATTAGTAGGAGTAATGGAGTATTCCAGCAGACAGCATGTCAGTGTCCAGCTACAGCTCATGTGATGGAGCTTGCAGCTGACGCAATTGAgtgaagaggaaaaagaagaagaagggcgtCTCTATCAGAGGATGATGCAGCAGCACGGTGGTTGGCTGAAAACTTAGCCATTGGGGGAGCACAGACAAAAGTGAATTGTGGTGGGTTTCAGAAGGAATCGTTGGAAATCTTTATGGATTAGCAGCAGTAAGTTGAGTTGAGACCTGCCTATCCATCCGGCCGGATGATCTGACTTCTTGTTTACTtatattacttttattttaaaatagatattattttaaaatatatatagttaaattttagaaattttatcagtaatatacacaaaattattagaatttagtacataataataataataataataataataataataataataataataataataataaaaaaaatttatcataaaaatactttaacatcatctatttttattaatttttactAAAAGATAATTATTAGAAATAATAACTAAACGTGCTTGTTAGAAACTATGTTAATATTCTAAACTAcgagtaaattatttaaaataataattaaacgTATTTATTAGAAACTATATGGATGTTCTAAACCGAGTAGAAAAGAACAAAGTAGTAGTTATAATAGCCCACGATCGAGGTGATATCGAATCCGGCACGTGCCTACAAACCAATGCTGCGCATGCGACATCTCACTCTCACCCCCGAGCGAGCGCGTCTCTGTCACCACTCACCGAGCGGGCAAGAAATCCATGGCAGTCACAGCACGTGGCTGAATGCAGAAAGCACGTGGCTGAATGCAGAGAGCACGTGGCTTGGTGAGTGCTGCTAGAAAACATTACCGGTAGGGATAGGCGTGGAGATCCGTGAATATTAGTAGATCACTTGGTTCAAATTACTAGGTAGATTCACGGATCTCTCTACACCATTTTTAAGACAGCTCTAATAATTACAGTTAACAGCTAATTCTAACCATTAAAGTTGCCCTTGATTACCGGAGCTGCAACGGTGGCTTGGATTGATGCCCTCCCGGAGCCGGAGGGAACAAAAGCAGTGGATAGCTACATTGATCCAATCAAATCATATCAGATCAGTGGAGCAATCTCGATTCCTCCCTTTTGCAAACCCTTTTTTATCACCTTTTGATTTACACGTAGGCTATGATCTGTTAATGTTTTCTGCTACACAGAATAATTGGCTCCTGCAGTTAGAACTACAAACAAGAATGACACGGTTTAATTTCTTTTACTACAAGAATGAATGACACAATTGGAAATACCGGATGGAATTAACAGTtgagggtgtgtttggttaaaGAAGGTTAGATGGGATAGAACCATCTATATTTTTTGGATCAgataatctattttttttatttggttaggATGGATGCAATAAGCcagttttttatttggttgatgggattagagtggatatgatgaactagttttctgtttggttggtgatgttagagtggataggatgattcattcatatttatatgcattacATGAGTATTTAGATTAATTTGTGTATGTTTGAATttctttgaattcaaattgaattaaaaagataatatgacatggataaatatacatataaatagagcattacaaatgaatttattttttcaGCAAATAACCTaggattaaaaatatttttataaattagtacatcatatgagaagaatattagtgatttttctagatttttagaaatttatttgaggcattaaaaatttctagaagttgTAAAAGTAGatttctttagagaattttaattacaTATTGACTCAAACTTTTTGgattaaattaattaaaatgaaTTGCTAGTAAGCTCTACTTTGTTAAAAAAACATTTAGGATTTTTAAACTACTAATATATTCtctgataaaataaaaaattaaatgaaaaaaCATAATACACACGAGCACGAACGCACGGACGAGCACTAAACATGGATAGCTCTAGTTTTCACCTGGTTGGCTCTATCAAGCATAAGAGAGAATATACTCTTATCCTAGCCACCATATCCATCCCATCTCTCAAAtcgaacattaaaaaaaaaactgaatgaACATTTCCAAATGAGCTCATCTGCAACCAAACGCACCCTGAAACTACCGATGGTTTAAGCCACATGATATCAGTTATGTGCATTTTCATGTGAACAAGGACGTTTTACTGTGCAGTTATTATTCCATAGCCCTGCGTTACCTTTTGTGCCATCAGCTACTGAAGCAGTAGTATGCTTCAGTTTTTTTGTACGTCATTTTTAAGATAGATGTAGTATTGTTCAGCTGGCTTCGTTTCTTTGAAGCAAAAGTTAATTGGCTTCTTTTTATCTTTTGGCAATTTTTCTTTGACAAGCAGGACGGATGCTTGTGACATGAAACTAATCCCAAATCTGGGAAGGACATGGACCCTCAGGTCAGCAGTCAAAATGTTGATTGAGCTGATTCAGAAGCTGCCAGGCCCCAGTGGAGCTAGATCTGGGAAGGAATGGATGATGGCATTGCGGAGATGATCACAGCGTAGATCTCAACACATTCCATTGCTGGGATTGGGGAGAGGAAGAACTAAAGGAGACAGAGGTTTACCTTGCTGGGattggctgctgctgcttccgAGAGGAGGGACGCGTGCTTGGCGgcaggagggaggagggaggagagctTGAGGCTGAGGCCCTTCATGTGCAGCCTCCTGTTCTTCTCCACGTCCTTCCTCTCCATCttgcagccgccgccgctgctgtgCGTGTTACCCTCCCCTGCAGCCGCGGCCGAGCTACCCCCGCTGCTCTGCCTCCTGCTCTTCATCTCTCTTTCGTTTGTTGCTTCTGTCGTCTTTCTCCGGCGGGGAAGAAATCAACGTTACGTACCCGATGAACGGAAAGCTGGCTCCTTCGTCCACTTAGCCTTTACGACGAGGAGGCAACTAGAGACGGGGACGAGGGATGATTGaagagcggagggggggggggggggggggagtgatGTATGGAGGCTGGAGCTAGCTGGTTGTGCTTTGCCGAGGATCTCAACGTGGTTGGCCACTCATTTATACAGGTGAGGGTGATGGAGTGGACGgacggaggaaggagaagaagggggaTTGTTACTGGGAAAATATAGTGTGAAACaggataaaaattattataaaatttatgataaaaataataaaaaatatatatgataaaataaaaagaaaataaattatcataGATTGAGCTCTAAATACATAAGACTATGTATTATTTTCCGACTGGGCTATCCTCGCCAAACAATCCTATGAGCTGAGCGAGGCATGGATGGATATAAAGATGTTTAAATAGGTCGTATTTATTAGATTGATTTGAGACGTGATATTGTAGGTATAGTTTAGACACGGTATAGTCTAAACTGAGATGGGTCAGATCGGCATGGCACAATCTTGCTAAGTCGGGTCGACACAGGCACGGTCCAGCCCAGGCCGGTATGGGTACGACACAGCTAGACACGATCCGACCCGATACGTATAGGTCTAACcattttctaatatttttttaattttatagttatttttatctttttttatatttttatctatttttaataatttttaaaatttatagctattttttattttatcgaaCCGGCTGTGTCGACAAGTTGTCAATATGGTCGTGCCCATCAAACCGATTATACCACCAAACCATAATCATATTCATACCGACTAGACACAGCACGATAATCAACAAACCATACCATGATTGAGAGAAGGCATACGGACCGATAGATCATAATCTGTTACGGTAGCCAGCTAGTGTCTGCCCCGAGTGACCATTTGACAATCTCTACACGGACAGAAGGTCAACTCCGCGAGAGTCGCGTCCCGGGAGGCGTGTTTTCGTGTGGGGCCCGCGGCTTGCACATTGTGCACTGCTACGTGTGCGCGtgttgctttttttcttttcttcttttctgagGTCGGTCTCGCCGTCGCGCTCGCCCGTCCCATCGTATCACGTGCTCACTCGGAGGAATGGAATGGAACGGAGTCCCGAGTCCAGGCGTGGCGGGAGTGGGGAATGGAACAATGACGGGGACACCGCGGTTTCTGGGAAGATCGACCGGCCGGCGGCCTACGCGCTGACCAAATTTAGAGGGTTTCATGCACAGTCGTCTGCCGTCCCTTGTCAACTTTCCGTGTTCCAAATATACTCGGCTCAGGGGAACATTGCCGTCCCTCGTCAGTTGCAATATGGCTTGAATGCTTCACAGTTCGGTGGCCAAAGGAAAGAATGGCAGCAGGAAAGGAGCTGTCCTGTAGACTTGGTGGCACCGGGTCAAAGGTGGAGCAggggagacaagaagaagagaaaaagagggGAGCATTTAGAAGCCTCCGCATTTCAATTTTTGCGCataggagaggaagaagaggaggaggagaaaaaaaaaagatggagtgaaagaaaaagagaaagaaccTTTTACTTTATAGTTCTACATCTGTCATTACCATTGGTGTACGTAAAATTTTaacaataaatatatataactaaaaaattatttgataaaaCATAAAGATTTCACAACAACAAGATGTGAGCCTGTATTGATGGTGTGCATAGTATTGATGGTGAATCACATGTAAGCAAAATATGCAAACATTTAGGgtctatttatttcagcttataTATTGCAGATTGTGATCATAATCTGCAAGCTGAACTAAATATgttagattgtaaaagctgaattgtACTATTTAATCCTCAGATTGTAGCAATTCAGCAATCCGCATTTCACTAACTTCTGCAGATTATACAATCTAGCTTTCACAACCCAACTTCTCATAATCCATAATCTACAAATTGCAATCCATATTTGAAACAAATAGACCTTTAAGATATTAAGTAAATTCAAGCTTACAAGCATTCAAGATAATGAGCAAACTAGTAATCAAAGTATAAAAACTCTTGCTAAATTGAGTTTTATCTGAGCTTAACATACCACATAAATTTTAGATAAGCAATTATATCAATTCTAATTGGTATTTCTCAAATATTCACTATTTATTAGTAAGTAAGATGCATCAAGCATAATACTCTCTCATAATGTAATAAtccattaatttctctaaagagcaaaatagaattcaataaaatgaataaaatcaaataaagcTCCAAAACCACACAATCAACAAATAAGTGTGCAATGCATCATATgcatactagttatatgacttacacGTACTTAGTCGGTAAGAAAAGCTAGATGTGCTAGAAATAAATTCATAGCATACTTAACAAGCAATCAATACATGTTAGGATATGAAATATAGGAACGACAAGATAGCAACAAAGTCTACACATACTATAATAAGCATAAACTTTAGGATAAGCATATATACAAAATCTACACATGCACAGAGCTAGGAACTTCCAGAATTGGTAGAATCCAGAACTTTCAGATTGATCTAGAACCTCCGGGATCTGTAGAAGTTGGGATGCTAAAGCATCCAGAAGGACTTATAGAGTTCAGAACATCCGGGATATGCTAGAATATTTGGGTTCTGGAGGATGATAGAATAAGTGTAGAACAAcaaatctaacacaatgatGATAAATATGAATTTAAAATATTGTGATAGAAaattaccttcatagagtggcATATGATAAATGATAATCATACATGTACATAACTTGGCTCTTTAGTCaattaaataatttttcaaacaaTTACCTAAGTATCCAATACCCTCTATTTTACCTATTGAtcaattttaagatttttggtcCATAAT includes:
- the LOC133908308 gene encoding transcription factor bHLH167-like, producing the protein MKSRRQSSGGSSAAAAGEGNTHSSGGGCKMERKDVEKNRRLHMKGLSLKLSSLLPPAAKHASLLSEAAAANPSKDTVTRLDHLDNAAAYIKQLKERIEELKQRKDGGGHSSSCHTQGTAAAAGVLMPMVEARYQDGTLDVVLISDAGRPFKLHEVITVLEQEGAEVVSASFSAVGDKIFYTIHSQALSSRIGLEASRVSERLQGLLV